DNA from Branchiostoma lanceolatum isolate klBraLanc5 chromosome 9, klBraLanc5.hap2, whole genome shotgun sequence:
AGATGATCGACGGAAGTTGTGTAATTTTCACCTACTGTTCAAACTAACGGCCCTCCCCCTCAGTTAGTATCAAACAGTCGCCAAGGCTGGAATCCAGAATGAACTTATGTTACGAAGGCTACTCAAGAGCGATCCTGGCCAGGTGATTtttgtacaaactttcacaaaatttATGATGACAGCCAATACGGTATATCTAGGTCTATGGAAGGATGGACTTGTTCACGCTTTCGTTTGAAGTTGTTGGGTGTGGAAATTTGTATTCAGATTTTGGGTAACGTTACAAGCTCTGCAAATTTTTCAATCTTTATCTGTTTTGgcttaccaacttcaacacGTTGTTGCTGTTGTCCTTGCTTTACGTTTATTTCTACGCTAGACATTGTCTCATGGTGCTGATCATCCGAATTGTCACATTTATCTACACAAcggttatttgtttatttatttatttattcaatctTCAAACATCTGGTTGGTCCCTTCAGCCATgagctgatttccaagggggctcAGAGTCACATAGAATAAAACAAGTGGGAAACACAGGAATAATCAACAATGTCACATTACTCACATAAGTCATAACTCAACTGAACACAATCATATGAAAGGAAATTAACATACCTAAGAATACATTACTGTCATTACAAAGTTTTACAATTGAAAACAATAATTCAGATGCGCCTTCTTGCCCATTATCTCTCAGATTTTAGCAGGAGTCATCCCGACTCCATGAATTAAACTAAAAGTTATCAAGGTATAAGTcccttcttcatcatcatacaAACAGCAGTTCACTACATAATAGTACATTTGCATTCTCATGCTGAATTCATTGCCAAAATTGCAAGGTATATGTCCCTATTTGCACATCATAGTTACTGCATTCTCATTTATACAGATAGTGGTCAATACATTTGCATTCTTGCAAAAAGTACAAGGTATATGCCCCTCATAATGACAGTACAAGGTATATGTCCCTCATAatgacaatacaaacaaaaaattgcagAAAAGACAGCTGCTAAACATAACAAGGCACCTGTTTGCTGTCAACTTAGGCATGCTACCatacatcaatatcatttgACAAAAAGATCCATTTGAAACAGGATTGCAAAGAACTTAAGCTTCTGTTTAAACCAGTATAAAGATTAGACATGAAAATGTAATCTACAACAGTACAAATATAACTGACTACATTGATTGCTTACAACTTGTCCAGGTTCTTAACAGCTAGGAATGTGACTAGGCGGTGAAGGAAGTTCCTCGGATTCATGTAGGACAGTTGTCCTTCAATACGTCTCAGACCTGAGTTTGCTTGCTCATTGATTTGACTGTTGATTGTCAGTATGTCAAATGATGCTTTGTACATGTCTAGGCAATACCCCTTGCTACAACCCTTGTGATTCTTAAAGTGCAGTCTGTCCACAAAGAAACGTGAGTTTTGGAAGAAGCCAGGGTCCCTGTTTAAGCAGTATGAGTGGAGCTGACATGCATTGTCATAGATGATTACGCTTGGTGCAGTGGAAAAACGGGATTTTAGGATCCGAAAAGGGTACTTGGGAGACTCTGGCTCTAACATTACTTCAAAGCCATAGCAAATGGCATGTTGGCAATACAAAGTGAATACTCCTGCCGTTAAAGTGGGATGTCCCCGTGACTCTTTCCGGCAGTCTGAAGTCCTTTCCTTTGCTCGTGTGTTTCGCACATCAGCAGTGAAGTATCCATCTCCATGGCGCCGCCATTGGGATGGAAAGAAGCTGTAGGTGAGTGAGTTAGGGGAGTCTGGCTGTGTGACTGCTGGGTAGTCTGTAAGGGAgaacacaaaaacataaacattaaCCTCAATGTACTCAAGTAAATGAGCATGATTGAAAGTTTTCTCAAGTCAAGTTATTGGGTTACATATCAAAAGTAAGTCCAAACtactgaaaataatttcatcaagttggtataGCCCTATTAGGacattggagttttctcttttctCAACCACAGATCACCTACATCAGCGTTTTAACGGTTTAGCTTACTGTTATGGTAGTGTTACCTGATATGTCTGGTGACAATCCATCTTGATATGGAGCCATGACTTTTTCCACCAGGTCCAGCAGTACTGCCCTAACGTCTGCGGGAACATCTCCATCCGGTGCAACGCGATCAATGACGTCCGAAATGACAGGGGCCGTTTGTTGTAGCATACTGAGTTTCCTGAAAACAACACAAAGGCACCATGTTCAAAAGCAGTTCTTTTAGTACCCTACTAGTATATCAATTCCATTGGAGCTTCGAATTGTATGTATGCTTAACAACTTAAAAacaatgatgatttttttcaagcatTACAAAATAATTTATATCTATACAACACGCAGGCTGCAGGCACTTTGCGTCACAGATTAAATCTATCATACCCACTTCAGACATTAGATTGCTTTTCTCCCTGAGTACTTCAATATATACCGGAAATGTGAACATGGCGTTGCTGCTCATAACTTGAACCTTTTCACAAAGCAAGCTAACCTTTTGCAGGGTTAATGGGAGAGGTAGTACCATATGCATGATTCAAGATCCAGATTGCAAAGTGGTTTGAATTGGATTCTTTGTATTTCAGAgttccccctccccactgttaGCACCATAACTGTAATGCATACCCGTGGTTGACTGAGTCTTTGATGTTTAGCCCTTCTGCAATTTCTTTGATGATGGCCCTTGTAGCATCCTGTCCAGATCCTGCAACCTGCGTTGTGCCACATGCAGGGGTGTTTCTTGAAACCTGTATCAAGAAATCCCTACACAAAAATGAGATGATTTATTTGGTTAGATGCCAGAAGAACACCGAAGACAACTTTCACAACACTGTCAGTTCCTAGTatagtttttcttattttttctttgtCCATTGCACCTAGTTCTTAGAGAAATATACAGGATGGCTACTGGCttataattttgtttttgtgaaaattgtgTGCATTCACCTGTAAGTCTTTGGCGCCACGACGTCTTTCCTTTGGCCACCGCGAAGACGTCTGACTAGGTTGGACAGTGATGCATGTCCGCTGCTACACATCTCCCTTTCCATCTCCCTGCACTCATGCAGGGAAAGGGCCTTGCCAACTCCCGCAAAGCGTCGCAGTGCTACCCTTGTGGGATCACGTTTGATCACCACACGATCCTGATGTCTGCTTCCACTGTTGATGACAGGAGGCTAGGGAAATATCAAGGCAATGTTTGAGTTAATTTTAGTCTTCTTCCTGATAGATTGTTTAAGAAACAAGTGTACATTTGGAATGTTGAAAGTTATAATGAGTAACAATAAACTTTTTACTCTTTAGAATTGCAAAATTGAAGGCTTTTTCAACTAAAGGGAGAAATACTTACATCTGAATGCTGGACATCGTCCTGCAGCTCAGGTATCAGGTCCTTTCTGAAACCCAGTGTGATGCCATCCATGATGACGACTTCAGGTTGTGTACGGCATGTGGGGCACTGGAAAGATGTCGTCCAGTCGATGTTGAGTAGTCGTTCAAATGAGTTGTAGGCATAGAGGAAGGTGTTGTAGCTAGTAAggtttgtttttgacagattgttttcGCGCTGGCATGCTCTGTGGAAGCCTCTGAGGGGTGTCCGGTTCTCTATCATGAAATGCATGTACTTCGTTAGCATGTTGTAGGCGTACATTGCtttgtttgaaaaattgaaGACAAGATCTTCCTGGCCATCGTATGGCAGTTTGCAGGTACAGTTGCCAGTGGTTGGCCTGAAGTACACAACCCTCTCACGTGTCTCCTTTGTGATTGGGTCGACGTAGTCGAGCACAGCACCTTCAGCATCGTGTATGGTGACACCGCGGTGTGTCACCCAGCCTTCCTTGACAGGATCTCTTGTGTCCCATGGATTTCCATGCTTGCATGTAGCATCCCAAATGGAGGGCACAAGATGCTCGGGATATTGGGCCAGGCCAGATCTCAGTTTGTCTTTTAGCTCCATCATCTCATCTGGCCATGTTGGGTAAGGGATGGGGCGGTACGACACTCCATCATGAGGCTTGGAGGTTGTTGCAGTGCGCTGCTCCTCTGGTAGTGGTACATCGTGTTTTCGGCAATAGTCTCTATAGCGGTGGACGTGGCAGCAGTTATGAATTTGCCGTGTACAACTGCGGCAGACTAATCTACTTTTGGGCCCTTCGTGAGTGACAAGTCCATAGCCAGTCCCTTCGACATACACTGCCACTATTCTTGGGTGTGTCTGCAGAACCTCTGGAGATGTAGAAGGCATCGCttcctcttcatcatcatcatcatctgaacCACTTTCATCCGCATCAGCAGACAAGTTGAGGGCTTCTATCAGTTCCTGCAGGCATCTGCTGTGGATGCAGTACCTTGCCCTCTCCCGTTTTGCAAACTCAGCTAATCTCTCTGATTTTACTGTTCGCAAACATGATGTCAGCAGTGCAGTTTGCATAGCAGCCTTTTTGCAGGTGCAGGCAAACAGAAATTCCTCAGAACCTGAAAAGAGTGATGGAATCTTGTTGAAAAGCTGAAGTGCTCATTGATTAAAGGATAAACCAACGAAGATAAGAACATAAATGAGCCTTTCATGAAGCAACTTGCAAAATATACTGACTCACCCTCGTACATACAT
Protein-coding regions in this window:
- the LOC136441308 gene encoding uncharacterized protein — encoded protein: MSTSRRPSTQGPGPRISSPPAAPRVARSSRRRPDREDVVSPQHEGLEGVTEITTGMRNLHSETVTTLPDTGTALDLATCRADLRYLSSVASTKRCFRLMQGDHFAVADCSEDGILKRTYCIIERRQFEDDTGSEEFLFACTCKKAAMQTALLTSCLRTVKSERLAEFAKRERARYCIHSRCLQELIEALNLSADADESGSDDDDDEEEAMPSTSPEVLQTHPRIVAVYVEGTGYGLVTHEGPKSRLVCRSCTRQIHNCCHVHRYRDYCRKHDVPLPEEQRTATTSKPHDGVSYRPIPYPTWPDEMMELKDKLRSGLAQYPEHLVPSIWDATCKHGNPWDTRDPVKEGWVTHRGVTIHDAEGAVLDYVDPITKETRERVVYFRPTTGNCTCKLPYDGQEDLVFNFSNKAMYAYNMLTKYMHFMIENRTPLRGFHRACQRENNLSKTNLTSYNTFLYAYNSFERLLNIDWTTSFQCPTCRTQPEVVIMDGITLGFRKDLIPELQDDVQHSDPPVINSGSRHQDRVVIKRDPTRVALRRFAGVGKALSLHECREMEREMCSSGHASLSNLVRRLRGGQRKDVVAPKTYRDFLIQVSRNTPACGTTQVAGSGQDATRAIIKEIAEGLNIKDSVNHGKLSMLQQTAPVISDVIDRVAPDGDVPADVRAVLLDLVEKVMAPYQDGLSPDISDYPAVTQPDSPNSLTYSFFPSQWRRHGDGYFTADVRNTRAKERTSDCRKESRGHPTLTAGVFTLYCQHAICYGFEVMLEPESPKYPFRILKSRFSTAPSVIIYDNACQLHSYCLNRDPGFFQNSRFFVDRLHFKNHKGCSKGYCLDMYKASFDILTINSQINEQANSGLRRIEGQLSYMNPRNFLHRLVTFLAVKNLDKL